The Blattabacterium cuenoti genome includes the window TTTCTTTCAAAACAAAAATGTAACTCTACTTCACAATCTTTTTCCTTAGCTAAGGACATCGCTATATAGGCAGCTATTGTATCTGCATTTGTGTTGAGTAAATTTCCTATTCCATTATGTGTGATGGAACATAATACAGGAGTGATATTATTTTTTAATAAAAATTTTATTAAATGTGTATTCACACTTTTTACATTGATATCTCCTACATATCCATAATCAATATTTGTCATTTTACGTAAATATGATTGGATGCAATTTCCATCCGCTCCACATAATCCTAAAGCATTACAATGATAAGACTGTAATCTCGCCACAATATTTTTATTAATTATTCCTGCATAAGTCATAACGACTATATCCAAAGTTTCTTTATCTGTTATTCTTCTACCTTGTATCATTTTTGGGTAAAAACCCATTTTGTTTGAAATAAAATCGGCTTTTTTTCCTCCTCCATGAATCAATACTTTATATCCTTGTAGTTCACAAAAAGCTTCCAAAGAATTAT containing:
- the argB gene encoding acetylglutamate kinase, with amino-acid sequence MKIHIVKIGGHLINDRKSLHNSLEAFCELQGYKVLIHGGGKKADFISNKMGFYPKMIQGRRITDKETLDIVVMTYAGIINKNIVARLQSYHCNALGLCGADGNCIQSYLRKMTNIDYGYVGDINVKSVNTHLIKFLLKNNITPVLCSITHNGIGNLLNTNADTIAAYIAMSLAKEKDCEVELHFCFERKGVLRNVQDSESYLKKINFHLFQKMKQSHTITNGMIPKLENAFFAFQNGVYKVSIGLPTHLLKNDRNKTILCL